The following proteins are encoded in a genomic region of Oncorhynchus kisutch isolate 150728-3 linkage group LG6, Okis_V2, whole genome shotgun sequence:
- the LOC109892144 gene encoding ATP-sensitive inward rectifier potassium channel 15-like yields the protein MTTKKADVQRRIVSKTGHNQVRIDNVEGMVKIYLHDIWTTVVDMKWRYKLTLFSSTFIMTWFLFGVIFYFIGMGNGDFEGELLSNHTPCVMNVATLTGAFLFSLESQTTIGYGFRYITDECPLAIFVLLVQLVTTGLAEIFVTGAFLAKLARPKKRAETIKFSQLAVICRHNGKLCLMVRVANLRKSLLIQCQLMGKLLSPNVTEEGEKTLIRQTAVDFYIDSCGECPFLILPLTFYHVLDESSPLAGLTAERLRTRDFELLVTLNATMESTAATCQSRTSYVPQEILWDYKFKPVLFSTPGGQYVADFNFFDKVQVSSDPTLPSNNKDKLKLEEYKKE from the coding sequence ATGACCACCAAGAAGGCAGATGTCCAACGGAGGATCGTCTCCAAGACTGGACACAACCAAGTGCGCATTGACAACGTGGAGGGCATGGTGAAGATCTACCTCCACGACATCTGGACCACGGTGGTGGACATGAAGTGGCGCTATAAgctcaccctcttctcctccactttcaTAATGACCTGGTTCCTCTTTGGCGTCATCTTCTACTTTATTGGCATGGGCAACGGTGACTTCGAGGGTGAGTTGCTGTCCAACCACACGCCCTGTGTCATGAACGTCGCGACCCTAACCGGTGCCTTCCTCTTTTCCCTGGAGTCGCAGACCACCATTGGCTACGGCTTCCGCTACATCACCGACGAGTGTCCGCTGGCCATCTTCGTCCTGCTGGTCCAGCTGGTCACCACGGGCCTGGCTGAGATCTTTGTAACCGGGGCCTTTCTGGCCAAGCTGGCGCGACCCAAAAAGCGGGCCGAGACCATCAAGTTCAGCCAGTTGGCAGTGATCTGCCGCCACAATGGTAAACTATGTCTGATGGTGCGTGTGGCCAACTTGAGGAAGAGCCTGCTGATCCAGTGCCAGCTGATGGGCAAGCTGCTCTCACCCAATGTGACTGAGGAGGGCGAGAAGACTCTGATCCGCCAGACGGCTGTGGACTTCTACATAGACTCGTGCGGGGAGTGCCCCTTCCTAATCCTGCCCCTCACATTCTACCACGTGCTGGATGAGAGTAGCCCCCTGGCGGGGCTGACTGCCGAGAGGTTGCGGACACGTGACTTTGAGCTGCTGGTCACCCTTAATGCCACCATGGAGTCCACGGCAGCCACTTGTCAGAGCCGCACCTCATACGTTCCCCAGGAGATCCTGTGGGACTACAAGTTCAAGCCTGTGCTCTTCAGCACCCCTGGTGGCCAGTACGTGGCCGACTTTAACTTCTTTGACAAGGTGCAGGTAAGCAGCGACCCTACACTCCCCAGCAACAACAAAGATAAGCTGAAACTAGAGGAGTACAAGAAGGAATAA